A stretch of Besnoitia besnoiti strain Bb-Ger1 chromosome III, whole genome shotgun sequence DNA encodes these proteins:
- a CDS encoding hypothetical protein (encoded by transcript BESB_048190) translates to MAPKPSPSSSPAASRGKISGKELKHQLRGTAASSARAANLFFSSESSGGAPSLTGGGATQLAAIFAHFAQVATTTDPAAAEAAETRKAPRAAPSSGSPSSSGEAPSQHREETRRASAERRDSAAAYGRSGGGLGAQASAGARSAAPSPSGDGREQAQVDEIHRALVKLTKRDSVTRLKGLQELEHLLHAAASFPSASSGSSAAASRSASSASSAGASATEADNPFFQDVAEGILSQFVYVYGRLALWDAERRIRAGVNRCLALIAARARKVLAPHLRLLLPYWFAASHDEASDVALAAQQALELAFPSASASAASGLSAASSVASAAAGCFRGFVGRHARLVAALTHCREAIFAEYLQLLATDVRGLTALIYGDKGAQKKGAVADAKQDEEAEDRYDRTLRCVLLAFGHLARLLAATSLAKKEAPQEACMLGGWAKDFEPLFSVGAQTGLVRFLAPTAFRLSVRQAALASLHAIVKTFSQAGLPLPLPPQATTSLFASLGLTGGTGGKHDKALKTKEKRKAASAAAAACPAGAAAGEAADGAAHAASAPLSLAARAAYARDHEVFPLPLLPKSFYSAVFSALADRLLCASRMTAYWSESRAAAALSARGGGAPGDLEGEKVGAQRTHSAVADRGRKTSAAACEGGGGVAPQDGVAERSADGESDAAAVEKEVFDAHAKVVEQQVTLLLPKLLAAVRHGGYSASASFYDALLPLLAALPCEVLLHSQEGRAFVVSLLGDCALLQPLLGLPATARASGASGKAKRLALLPFACAVAGHTWLAAEGDRGKARPGAADGAQARETETPKAALEGVAGEGKLSQAADQSGDRRSTRPGQSRETKAGLSSDPASSPSQVVSVLPYPGARALLTSHYTTLLFLLQKRLLPLLPLQRTPSEATAASASSRHASASRPSAPPPSGADGEQPSLSGLDEDQKDLLRLAVARAVALPLCFLFFPSRRSAAAMPPLLLSRLRDQCVGGAAAAESESHADAHARRVSSDADEEFPVRWHDDGDRQAYRGALVPTLSWFTEEVFKRRLAGAEALVLSPLFACLAEHAQGLLTAAAAGSPSASLALHGSVARAMAEEESSACLVLGPEEKECLMRALALFSQTVLPLFAALREAARQGLTSASAAPAASPLSPRAAASPAAQVSLASFAADLRALQGRGLALLLRLLREILVAQCRRVSDPSPDEGDLAQPGASELRPARGVERGDDETLDLVYRDCARAVLAALWQSLESSCGADESGEARVGATRGECEPEGLGPLSLLLGDRAAHGIAEDGDGGVVHLLGFLVRACAEGMARAFSAPAHPGAAAGGSKLSPAERSLFSSLLAQWDVARLFVDDLLLPLFSRVQAQARGESRDAAPPLADSSAFACAWRGLVAVLLPPSPASGGRGVSCPEGDQSEGAPVSGSGTEASDLLPQLRSWQESFALGLLHRLWKGLRRPAGAAPSGHSPSAGESHHARAEACAGEEAALEKSLLASAQFALAAPAPWAQEGAGVSAVLAWSPTRSRLHQLVAQELLPDYVELLKETLVYASGGGTTEELDREQDAEAGAASNAVQGQALEAPMIRVKTEEAVLMLTGVCLRALHQLYVDQADVCQASQEKRGSSSSLVPQADSKKLSLYVEATARTRAELLGVLFPLVTEATVPVLLSRLPAPSPTSHSSLPPSAALTASVSVADASAVAALSEWAAGLLVFHLLQHRALETADGSSSQSLASRASSSAAELLAALAARLPAPAVEQLLSLLRAALAFPRASLSSPVFEPAPAARLLRDVGEAAAEGGAAEQAQADEPGRLLLRVSAATVHSWAICLAALGKALFVREAAPRLLAHAWESETSSRTHSMHHGLDVFALLLRLPAPGPAQLRSRSTPATGGCLAPPTPYSSDSQSAGASAQGASEMVSLFRDAKEAFQGAHQLALVHSCFLAFLDAWRALCAAPDSSPHASGEATDRALFLLSPELLKAEPGSSNSGRVAALLLLLFASARVSIEPDLAVSSFASRAATAVEASECSGASRSFSALPEMCFPRSFEFARRRERVESLLSIAMPALVTTVLREGPHNALPDPESLANALRYGADQAVQAPSSSPSSLFSALFWQLLLHCEAEGDYAGDEGEPVRASSATSPPASGTASAIGPCMLRAATNSALRVFLALSKISAEDSEASVERAAAGLQALRGAFEFLRWVFRASLATAKVRAAAQGGQAKESICAAENSAENASAAVPISYPSALAVQVAADALQDFLRALGSAAGEGTGGEEEDSRRALCVLLSEEAEKTQRVLLDLLRTHAARLPLHAPVDVVETRASSKNSGTLLREGALARVVASLVSALLTISSLGRELGEAARASGEHLPSSPPAECALSAAARERESQVLNLLQSLRSARRPLLPAIQKSLFVEEEKRAAQRDDPCETAGETLVSRDTRAAEALEDSWRRLEAVDAACGLRLVLRASAAAPPHSPLEGGQSVEVADSSERDFESERLSDEAFLREALRLANGVLEASNRCQRAARARQGSQTEAEPSAGCVSSSTTSSPGAASELRADAGRDSQAASVRSCTRDARLVPGRMGAVSHVLALAVNLLGNGAWRERNGLEVLHSQEAVATARLSKPVNRLLLLALAVRLAVLYDEAQRLHEPRGRAAASSASSAAASTALAVGKMSFGRCALTLSPYVFCSQFYDDSVCRVLRALCDSLDLSLPGLRGESDGAAADGDRGDTLAATTAVAARICGALLGCRRSPVQASLVRCLRRYPWFAYPVGETGVFPSFLSLFHRESADSSGSRAQRDGAVCKAAAATGQHDLCISRGDTFGDVFAYVAEADLCEYLCAGERTRGQGVPLSLQHGRHLLQRFELSLETSSQAEDAEDSDEGEARADANDPPSRVNDSDTPSGGRAGAARGGTSPASERERTAEGSPSAPFTIPLAREGDARPSLFGRLRGIWSSAEETEAQRTQREEGEAEEEREEARIMQEVLQAVEEARDSERTRARGQTPVAVPAQPSPASRRHACSFASVLPSLASGASLASSSPSLSPEEEGLAILGWLLQIFTGRVLAAQLIETFRDAAGALALASHSHVDKKTRSRLLGGSRRPPRSSFESSLLASGDEKAEAQLDDEEGREREELLEGVALGLRGWIIILPALLAVASGGMASDGARKGADDAPAQTCVAYLQHLFQTPPGQAALARRVLSRAQPPYASPSPSAALYDRLCTSAATSGSAPTCATCAACALLQDVAQMSLVQALIEFLCVTVLQLADEEAPRLSSDELLIIRSVLASSEDSSHNLSLSARPAAPLASGPESRRAVTPASVAEWLVPPGAELKPMKKCKKNARHAALSAEPSDALWFTRDWRVRVETEGRRDVGAATGTKAGASDAADQEEESSALQDLPLHGVVWDVANRSFLWLLASHVYYLLLQVNPEAVRRMWTRCRNGRTRRALEAFTETYVSPGLVLREVQAASQLANVFDLSLRLDARQRDLAVTYRDENGEISVTLNVIFSKNFPLQKIRPQLDLARIPGVPKSRSSRWLLAAFGAMNRSSLHAGLYVWAANLRHFFHGLEDCPICYSVVHPQHRSLPKKSCPTCKYKFHAECIYRWFRTARKTNCPLCQSPF, encoded by the exons ATGGCGCCCAAGCCGAGCCCCTCGTCTtcccccgccgcgtctcgcggaAAGATCAGCGGGAAGGAGCTGAAGCATCAGCTCCGCGGAaccgcggcctccagcgcgcgtgcagcgaacctcttcttctcttctgagtcaagcggcggcgccccaaGCTTgactggcggaggcgccacgCAGCTCGCAGCGATCTTTGCGCACTTTGCTCAGGTTGCGACGACTACAGatccggcggccgccgaggccgcggagacgcgcaaggcgccgcgagccgccccctcctctgggtctccctcctcttctggtgaagcgccctcgcagcacagagaagaaacacgacgggcgtctgcggagaggcgcgacagcgcggcggcctacggacgcagcggcggcggcttggGCGCCcaggcctccgcaggcgccaggaGCGCCGCACCGTCGCCAAGCGGAGACGGCAGAGAGCAGGCACAGGTCGATGAGATTCACCGCGCCCTCGTGAAGCTCACGAAGCGCGACTCGGTCACGCGGCTCAAGGGCCTGCAAGAACTCGAGCACCTCTTGCATGCGGCCGCTTCCTTtccgtctgcctcctccggctcctctgctgctgcctctcggtctgcttcttccgcgtcttctgcgggtGCGTCAGCAACGGAGGCCGATAACCCGTTCTTCCAGGATGTCGCAGAAGGCATTCTCTCGCAGTTCGTCTACGTCTACGGCCGGCTGGCCCTGTGggacgcggagcgccgcaTTCGCGCGGGCGTAAATCGGTGCTTGGCGCTgatcgccgcgcgagcgcggaaggtcctcgcgccgcaccTGCGGCTCCTGCTGCCCTATTGGTTTGCCGCCTCCCATGACGAGGCCTCCgacgtcgcgctcgctgcgcagcaggcccTGGAGCTTGCGTTTCCCTCCGcttcggcctccgccgcctccggtctctccgcggcgagttcagtggcctccgccgctgccggctgcTTTCGCGGGTTCGTCGGCAGGCACGCCCGCctggtcgcggcgctgacgcACTGCAGGGAGGCGATCTTCGCGGAGTATTTGCAGCTGCTCGCCACCGATGTGCGAGGCCTCACGGCGCTCATCTACGGCGACAAAGGTGCTCAGAAGAAGGGCGCAgtcgcggacgcgaagcaagacgaggaggctgaGGATCGGTACGACCGgacgctgcgctgcgtcctcctcgctttcGGGCATCTGGCGCGGCTCCTGGCTGCCACGTCCCtcgcgaagaaagaagccCCGCAGGAGGCGTGCATGCTAGGAGGCTGGGCGAAAGACTTTGAGCCGCTTTTCTCCGTTGGCGCGCAGACCGGCCTCgtgcgcttcctcgcgcccaCGGCCTTCCGCCTATCGGTGCGGCAggctgcgctcgcgtcgctgcacGCGATTGTGAAGACTTTCTCTCAAGCCGGACTTccgctgccgcttcctccgcaggcgacaaCTTCGCTCTTTGCCTCGCTTGGCCTCACGGGCGGCACGGGCGGGAAGCACGACAAAGCACTGAAGacaaaagagaaaaggaaggctgcctctgcagctgcggcggcgtgccctgcaggggcggctgcaggcgaggccgctgacGGCGCCGCTCACGCCGCATccgcccctctctccctcgcggcgcgggctgcgtATGCCCGCGACCACGAGGTCTTCCCGTTGCCTCTCTTGCCCAAGAGCTTCTACTCCGCCGTCTTCAGCGCCCTCGCTGAccggctcctctgcgcctcgcgcatgACCGCCTACTGgagcgagagccgcgcggcggcggccctcagcgctcgcggaggaggcgccccgGGCGACctggaaggcgagaaagTTGGAGCACAGCGCACACACTCCGCAGTCGCCGACCGGGGGAGGAAGACAT cggcggcagcttgcgaagggggcgggggggtcGCCCCGCAGGACGGGGTCGCGGAGCGCtcggcagacggcgagagcgacgcggccgcagtcgAGAAAGAGGTCTTTGACGCGCATGCAAAGGTCGTGGAGCAGCAAGTCACTCTGCTCTTGCCCAAGCTCCTCGCGGCCGTTCGGCACGGAG GGTattcggcgtctgcgtccttctacgacgcgctgcttccgctgctcgccgcgctaCCGTGCGAGGTGCTGCTGCACTCGCAGGAgggccgcgccttcgtcgtgtCTCTCCTGGGCGACtgcgcgcttctgcagcctcTTCTCGGCCTACCGGCcacggcgcgggcctccggcGCAAGCGGCAAGGCgaagcgtctcgcgctgctccccTTTGCATGCGCCGTTGCAGGCCACACctggctggcggcggaaggcgaccgCGGGAAGGCTAGGCCGGGTGCGGCAGACGGAGCTCAAGCACgcgagacggagacgccgaaaGCCGCTCTGGAGGGAGTCGCGGGGGAGGGAAAGCTCTCACAGGCGGCGGATCAAAGTGGCGACCGCCGGTCGACGCGGCCAGGTCAGAGCAGAGAGACCAAGGCGGGGCTCTCCAGTGACCcagcttcctcgccctctcaaGTCGTTTCCGTGCTGCCTTAccctggcgctcgcgcgttGCTGACATCGCATTACACGactcttctctttctgctgcagaagcgactcctccctcttcttccgcttcagCGCACCCCTTCGGAGgccaccgccgcctccgcctcgtctcgccATGCATCAGCTTCACGCCccagcgcgcctccgccgtctggcgcagacggcgagcagccgTCCTTGTCAGGCCTCGACGAAGACCAGAAAGacctgcttcgcctcgccgtcgcccgcgccgtcgcgctgccgctgtgttttctcttttttccctcgcggcggagcgccgctgcaATGCCACCTCTCCTTCTGAGTCGTTTGCGAGATCAGTGCGtcggcggagctgcagccgcagagagtgAAAGCCATGCAGACGCTCACGCGAGACGTGTGAGCAGCGATGCGGACGAGGAGTTTCCTGTCCGCTGGCAtgacgacggagacagacagGCCTACCGCGGGGCGCTGGTGCCGACTCTCAGCTGGTTCACAGAGGAAGTTTTCAAGCGGCGCTTGGCAGGCGCTGAGGCTCTCGTCCTCTCGCCGTTGTTTGCCTGCCTCGCTGAACATGCGCAGGGCCTCCTcactgcggccgctgctggtTCGCCCTCAGCCTCTCTTGCGCTGCATGGCTCTGTCGCACGTGCGATGGCTGAGGAGGAgtcctctgcgtgcctcgTGCTGGGGCCTGAAGAAAAGGAATGCCTcatgcgcgccctcgcgctgtTCAGCCAGACAGTCCTTCCGCTGTTCGCTGCTCTGCGGGAGGCCGCCCGCCAGGGCCTgacctctgcgtctgcggctcctgcggcgtcCCCTTTGTCGCCtcgggccgccgcctcgcccgcagctCAGGTGTCGTTGGCGAGTTTTGCCGCAGATCTGCGGGCGCTTCAGGGGCGCGGTCTGGCGTTGCTTCTTCGCTTGCTGCGCGAAATCCTCGTTGCACAGTGCCGGCGCGTCAGCGACCCGAGCCCCGATGAAGGCGACCTCGCCCAGCCTGGCGCCAGCGagctgcggcctgcgcgaggagttgaacgcggcgacgacgagacgcTGGACCTTGTCTATCgagactgcgcgcgcgcggtgcTGGCTGCGCTGTGGCAGAGTCTGGAgtcgagctgcggcgcagacgaatcaggagaggcgcgagtTGGCGCGACGCGGGGCGAGTGCGAGCCTGAAGGCCTCgggcctctgtctcttcttttggGGGATAGGGCCGCGCATGGGATCGCCGAAGATGGAGATGGCGGCGTCGTTCATCTTCTCGGCTTTCTTGTGCGGGCATGTGCAGAAGGCATGGCGCGTGCAttctctgcgccggcacACCCaggggcggccgccggaggcagcaagctctcgcccgcggagcgAAGTCTGTTTTCCTCCCTTCTCGCCCAGTGggacgtcgcgcgcctcttcgtggACGActtgctgctgcctctcttcAGCCGAGTGCAGGCCCAGGCCCGCGGAGAgtcgagagacgcagcgccacCGCTCGCGGACTCCTCAGccttcgcgtgcgcgtggcgcggcCTGGTCGCCGTGCTACTTCCTCCCTCCCCAGCTTCTGGGGGGCGAGGCGTTTCCTGCCCAGAGGGGGATCAAAGTGAAGGCGCACCGGTCTCTGGATCGGGCACAGAGGCCAGCGACCTCCTTCCGCAGCTTCGCTCGTGGCAAGAAAGTTTCGCCCTGGGCCTGCTGCATCGCCTCTGGAAGGGCCTACGGCGTCCCGCTggagccgcgccctccggaCATTCGCCTTCAGCGGGCGAGTCTCACCAcgcgagagcggaagcgtgcgccggcgaagaagcggctCTCGAGAAGAGCCTCTTGGCCTCAGCCCAgttcgcgctcgcggccccGGCGCCCTGGGCCCAAGAGGGCGCTGGGGTCTCCGCGGTCCTTGCCTGGAGCCcaacgcggtcgcggctccaccagctcgtcgcgcaggAGCTCCTGCCGGACTACGTCGAGCTGCTTAAGGAGACGCTGGTGtacgcgagcggcggcggcacgaCAGAGGAGTTAGATAGAGAGCAAGACGcggaagcaggcgcagcaagcAATGCTGTGCAGGGGCAAGCCCTTGAGGCCCCAATGATCCGCGTCAAGACTGAAGAGGCTGTGCTGATGTTGACCGGAGTCTGTCTCCGAGCGCTTCACCAGCTCTACGTTGACCAGGCCGACGTCTGTCAAGCGTCACAGGAGAAGCGCGGgagctcgtcttcgctcgtgCCTCAGGCGGACTCCAAGAAACTGTCTCTCTACgtcgaggcgacggcgcgtaCGCGAGCGGAGCTGCTCGGTGTTCTGTTCCCGCTCGTGACTGAGGCGACTGTGCCTGtgcttctctctcggctgcctgcgccttcgcctaCTTCGCATTCGAgtctgccgccgtctgccgcgctcACCGCGTCCGTATCTGTCGCTGACGCGTCGGCCGTCGCAGCTCTGAGTGAGTGGGCGGCGGGCCTTTTGGTGTTTCATCTGCTTCAGCACCGGGCCCTGGAGACCGCGGACGGCAGCTCGTCCCAATCGCtagcgtctcgcgcgtcgtcttctgcggcggagctcctggctgccctcgcggcgcgcctgccggcgcccgcggttgagcagcttctctctctcctccgcgcggcgctggcctttccgcgcgcctccctctcctcaCCCGTCTTCgagcccgcgcctgcggcacgcCTCTTGCGCGACGTtggcgaagcagccgcagaaggaggcgcagcagagcaggcgcaggccgaCGAACCGGGTCGGCTCCTTCTGCGGGTCTCGGCCGCGACCGTGCACAGTTGGGCCATTTGTCTGGCTGCGCTGGGCAAGGCACTTTTCGTtcgagaagcggcgccgcgtctcctggcCCATGCATGGGAGAGCGAGACATCCTCGCGCACGCACAGCATGCACCACGGCTTGGATGTCTTCgcccttctgcttcgcctgccggcccccgggcctgcgcagcttcgctcgcgctccacgCCTGCGACCGGCGgttgcctcgcgccgcccacgcccTACAGCTCGGACTCGCagtcggcgggcgcctccgcgcagggcgcttCGGAGATGGTGTCTCTCTTCCGAGACGCAAAGGAGGCTTTTCAGGGTGCGCATCAGCTGGCGCTTGTTCACAGCTGCTTCCTTGCCTTCCTCGATGCGTGGCGGGCTCTGTGCGCCGCCCCTGACTCGTCGCCGCACGCAAGCGGCGAAGCAACCGACCGCGCGCTGTTCCTTCTCTCGCCCGAGCTTCTGAAGGCCGAGCCAGGGTCCTCCAACTCCgggcgcgtggctgcgctgctgttgcttctcttcgcctccgcgcgagtcTCCATCGAGCCTGACCTAGCTGTCTCCTCGTTCGCgagtcgcgccgcgaccgcggtcgaaGCGTCCGAATGctcgggcgcgtcgcgcagctttTCTGCGCTTCCCGAGATGTGTTTTCCGCGATCCTTCGAGttcgcgagacgcagagaaagagtCGAGAGTCTGTTGAGCATTGCCATGCCTGCGCTGGTGACCACAGTGCTGAGGGAGGGTCCCCACAACGCTCTTCCAGACCCCGAAAGCCTCGCAAACGCTTTGCGCTACGGGGCGGACCAGGCCGTCCAGGCTCCTTCGTCTAGCCCTTCCTcactcttctctgcgctcttCTGGCAGCTCCTGCTCCActgcgaggccgaaggcgactacgccggcgacgagggggagcccgtgcgcgcctcctccgcaacTTCGCCGCCCGCTTCTGGGACGGCATCGGCTATTGGGCCTTGCATGCTGCGCGCAGCGACCAACAGCgcccttcgcgtcttccttGCGCTCTCCAAGATCTCCGCTGAGGACAGCGAGGCCTCTGTGGAgagggccgccgcgggcctgcaggcccTCCGCGGGGCCTTCGAGTTCCTCCGGTGGGTCTTTCGCGCGAGCTTGGCGACCGCGAAGGtacgcgcagcggcgcagggaggCCAGGCAAAAGAAAGcatctgcgccgcggagaacagcgcggagaacgcgagcgcggctgtCCCCATCTCGTATCCGAGCGCGTTGGCTGTTCAAgtcgccgcagacgctctGCAGGatttcctccgcgccctcggctcTGCGGCCGGCGAAGGCACGggtggagaggaggaagactcgcggcgagcgctgtGCGTCTTGCTCAGCGAAGAAGCTGAGAAAACGCAGCGTGTCCTCCTCGACTTGCTTCGTACGcatgctgcgcgcctccccctgcatgcgcctgtGGACGTTGTGGAGACGCGAGCCTCCTCAAAAAATTCTGGCACTCTACTTAGAGAGGgggccctcgcgcgcgtcgtggcctctctcgtctctgcgctgctgaCGATTTCTTCGCTAGGCAGAGAGCTcggagaagctgcgcgagcgtcgGGTGAGCActtgccttcttcgccgccagcagagtgtgctctctctgcggcagcccGCGAACGAGAGAGCCAAGTTCTCAATCTTCTTcagtcgctgcgcagcgcacgGAGACCTCTCCTTCCGGCGATTCAAAAGTCGCTATTCgtggaagaggagaagagggcTGCGCAACGGGACGACCCCTGTGAGACCGCCGGCGAGACGCTTGTGAGCAGAGACACGAGGGCCGCTGAAGCGCTTGAGGACTCGTGGAGGAGGCTGGAGGCCGTCGatgccgcctgcggcttgCGGCTGGTCCTGCGTgcttcggccgccgcgccgccgcactcgcctcTCGAAGGAGGCCAAAGCGTCGAAGTTGCAGACAGCAGTGAACGTGACTTCGAGTCCGAACGGCTGAGCGACGAAGCATTCCTCCGCGAGGCCCTCAGACTCGCAAACGGCGTGCTTGAGGCCTCCAACCGGtgccagcgcgcggcgagggcgcgacagGGGAGTCAGACCGAGGCGGAGCCCTCCGCAGGatgtgtctcttcttcgacGACCAGCTCTccaggcgcggcctccgagTTGCGGGCGGACGCAGGGCGCGATAGCCAAGCCGCCagcgtgcgcagctgcacTCGGGACGCGCGGCTCGTTCCGGGACGCATGGGGGCCGTCTCCCACGTCCTGGCTCTGGCTGTGAACCTTCTTGGAAACGGGGCGtggcgagagagaaacggCCTGGAGGTCCTGCATAGTCAAGAGGCTgtggcgacggcgcgtctGAGCAAACCCGTCAACCGCCTCTTGCTTTTggctctcgccgtccgcctcgccgtcttgtacgacgaggcgcagcgcctccacgagCCTCGTGGCcgtgccgctgcctcgtcggcgtcttccgctgcggcctccaccGCCCTCGCGGTCGGGAAGATGTCCttcggccgctgcgccctcaCGCTGTCTCCCTACGTGTTTTGCTCCCAGTTCTACGACGACTCGGTCTGCCGCGTActccgcgcgctctgcgaTTCGCTGGATTTGTCTTTGCCCGGGCTGCGGGGCGAGtcggacggcgccgcggccgacggagacagaggagacaccttggccgcgacgaccgcggtcgcggcgcgaaTTTGCGGGGCGCTGCTTGGGTGCCGCAGAAGCCCAGTCCAAGCGAGCCTCGTGCGTTGCCTCCGCAGATACCCCTGGTTCGCCTACCCCGTTGGAGAGACAGGAGTTTTCCCGTCGTTCCTTTCGCTGTTTCACCGCGAGAGCGCCGATTcaagcggcagccgcgctcagcgcgacggcgccgtctGCAAAGCGGCCGCGGCAACCGGACAGCACGACTTGTGTATTTCACGCGGAGACACATTCGGCGATGTTTTCGCTTatgtcgcggaggcggatcTGTGTGAGTATCTGTGCGCGGGAGAGCGTACGCGTGGGCAGGGCGTCCCTCTGTCGCTGCAGCACGGCAGACACCTGCTTCAGCGTTTCGAGCTCTCTCTGGAGACGTcgtcgcaggcggaggacgcggaggactcagatgaaggcgaagcgcgagcaGACGCCAACGATCCCCCCTCCAGGGTCAACGACAGCGACACGCccagcggagggcgcgcaggcgccgcccgggGAGGCACGTCACCtgcgagcgagagggagaggacagCGGAAGGCTCACCGAGTGCACCGTTCACAATCCCGCTTgcgagagagggcgacgcgaggccgtCTCTCTTtggccgtctccgcggcatCTGGTCGTCGGCCGAAGAgaccgaggcgcagcgaacgcagcgcgaagagggcgaggctgaggaggagagagaagaagcgcgaatCATGCAGGAGGTTCTGCAGGCTGTCGAAGAGGCACGCGATAGCGAAAGGACTCGCGCCAGGGGGCAGACGCCTGTGGCAGTGCCAGCGCAGCCTTCGCCAGCTAGTCGGAGACACGCCTGTAGCTTTGCGTCGGTGCTGCCGagcctcgcctctggcgcgtctctcgcctcgagctccccttcgctctcgccggaggaggagggcttAGCCATTCTCGgctggctgctgcagatCTTCACGGGTCGCGTCCTGGCCGCGCAGCTGATTGAGACCttccgcgacgcggcgggcgcgctcgcgcttgcGTCGCACAGCCACGTGGACAAAaagacgcgctcgcggcttctcggcggcagccggcgcccgcctcgatCCTCCTTCGAGTCGAGCCTcctggcgagcggcgacgagaaggctgaagcgcagctcgacgacgaggaaggccgcgagcgagaggagctgctggaggGGGTGGCGCTAGGCCTTCGGGGATGGATCATCAtcctgccggcgctgctTGCCGTTGCGTCGGGCGGCATGGCGAGTgacggcgcgaggaagggcgccgacgacgcgccggcgcagaccTGCGTGGCGTATCTGCAGCATCTGTTTCAGACGCCGCCAGGGCAAGCGGCGCTTGCGCGGAGAGTCctgagccgcgcgcagcctccctacgcctcgccgtcccccTCCGCGGCTTTGTATGACCGCCTGTGCACTTCCGCCGCGACGTCGGGGTCGGCCCCGACATGCGCCACGTGTGCGGCGTGCGCCTTGCTGCAGGACGTCGCGCAGATGTCGCTCGTGCAAGCTCTGATTGAGTTCCTGTGCGTCACagtgctgcagctcgcggaTGAGGAAGCTCCGCGTCTTTCGTCCGACGAGCTGCTCATTATCAGGTCTGTCCTCGCGTCGTCTGAAGACTCGAGCCACAATCtatctctctccgcgcgacccgcggcgcccctcgccTCAGGTCCtgagtcgcgccgcgcggtgaCGCCGGCCTCCGTTGCTGAATGGCTCGTCCCCCCAGGCGCCGAGCTAAAACCGATGAAAAAATGCAAAAAAAATGCGAGGCACGCAGCGTTGTCTGCCGAGCCAAGCGACGCGCTGTGGTTCACGCGCGACTGGAGGGTTCGCGTCGAAACCGAGGGCAGGCGCGAcgtgggcgccgcgacggGCACGAAGGCTGGAGCCTCAGATGCTGCAGACCAAGAGGAGGAAtcctccgcgctgcaggaTCTGCCTCTGCACGGAGTGGTGTGGGATGTCGCGAACCGATCTTTCCTGTggcttctcgcctctcacGTCTACTACCTCCTCCTGCAAGTGAACCCGG AGGCTGTGCGGCGCATGTGGACGCGGTGCCGCAACGGGCGAACGAggcgggcgctggaggccttcACGGAGACTTATGTCTCTCCTGG GCTGGTGCTTCGCGAAGTCCAGGCAGCCTCTCAGCTGGCGAACGTTTTCGAtttgtcgctgcgcctcgacgcccGGCAACGAGACCTCGCAGTCACGTATCGCGATGAGAACGGCGAGATCTCTGTGACGCTGAATGTGATATTCTCGAAGAATTTCCCTCTTCAAAAAATTCGGCCTCAGCTCGACTTGGCGCGAATCCCAG GTGTCCCGaaaagccgcagcagccggtggctcctcgcggccttcggtgCCATGAACCGATCGTCGCTGCACGCGGGCTTATACGTCTGGGCGGCGAACCTGCGTCATTTTTTCCACGGCTTGGAAGACTGCCCGATCTGCTACTCGGTCGTGCATCCGCAGCACCGCTCGCTGCCCAAGAAGTCGTGCCCAACTTGCAAATACAAGTTCCACGCCGAGTGCATTTACCGCTGGTTCCGAACTGCAAGAAAGACGAACTGCCCTCTCTGCCAGTCGCCGTTCTAG